A genomic region of Gymnogyps californianus isolate 813 chromosome 12, ASM1813914v2, whole genome shotgun sequence contains the following coding sequences:
- the HSBP1 gene encoding heat shock factor-binding protein 1: protein MAETDPKTVQDLTAVVQTLLQQMQDKFQTMSDQIIGRIDDMSCRIDDLEKNIADLMTQAGVEELEGENKTPATNKS from the exons ATGGCCGAGACCGACCCGAAGACCGTGCAGGACCTCACCGCCGTG GTGCAGACATTGCTTCAGCAAATGCAGGACAAATTTCAAACCATGTCTGACCAAATAATTGGAAGAA TTGATGACATGAGCTGTCGCATAGATGACCTGGAGAAGAACATAGCAGACCTCATGACGCAAGCAGGAGTGGAAGAATTGGAAGGCGAGAACAAGACCCCTGCTACTAACAAGAGTTAA